One genomic segment of Helianthus annuus cultivar XRQ/B chromosome 14, HanXRQr2.0-SUNRISE, whole genome shotgun sequence includes these proteins:
- the LOC110907591 gene encoding uncharacterized protein LOC110907591 encodes MEKALARYGVTHRLSTAYHPQTSGQVENANRGVKRILEKTVGKSRKDWSEKLDDALWAFRTAYKTPLGTTPFMIVYGKACHLPVELEHRALWALKTVNLDLTEAARRRFFQIHELEALRDAAYERSWSIKEKTKALHDRRLRGLKEFKVGDKVLLFNLRLKLIAGKLKSRWSGPYVVREVFPYGTVEVYDEVDKGVWKVNGHRLKHYLGGPIDTTEEEEIPLEDPPTFTDQ; translated from the coding sequence ATGGAAAAGGCACTTGCACGCTACGGTGTCACTCACCGTCTTTCTACCGCATACCACCCGCAAACTAGTGGCCAAGTAGAGAATGCCAACCGAGGGGTGAAGAGAatcttagagaaaacggtaggaaaaagtagaaaggattggtcggaaAAGCTTGACGACGCTTTGTGGGCTTTCCGCACCGCCTATAAGACACCGTTAGGAACAACACCCTTTATGATTGTGTATGGCAAAGCGTGCCATCTTCCGGTAGAGTTAGAGCATAGAGCTTTATGGGCTTTGAAAACCGTTAACCTCGACCTTACCGAGGCCGCTAGAAGGAGGTTCTTCCAAATTCACGAGTTGGAAGCATTGAGGGATGCCGCCTATGAACGATCTTGGAGTATCAAGGAAAAAACTAAGGCGTTGCATGATAGGAGGTTGCGAGGCTTGAAAGAGTTtaaggtaggtgataaagtgctTTTGTTCAATTTGAGGTTGAAATTGATAGCAGGGAAATTGAAATCAAGATGGAGTGGACCGTATGTGGTGAGAGAAGTGTTTCCGTACGGCACGGTTGAAGTATACGACGAAGTCGACAAAGGGGTATGGAAGGTAAACGGTCATAGATTGAAACATTACTTGGGAGGTCCCATTGATACCACCGAGGAGGAAGAAATTCCTCTAGAGGACCCACCTACCTTCACCGACCAGTGA
- the LOC110906089 gene encoding probable E3 ubiquitin-protein ligase BAH1-like codes for MKFGQMYSEYLHGEKVNSFDLDKFSHVDYKSLKKVLKTCRCQNDTVSDLPRYQSCPRCDQIFFSEIMKEASGVAGCFSSRVRHLVHLHCTGGLQRCLLHLFQCFKDDQQALVQEGRMLISYVIMNAIALKKILKKYDKVHKSVSGMNFKSKLQAEHLEISQSPWLIELVALYLNFNESNHMIDYKLHDIPFSCDLTIADSELVLRLVLPGYANLEYNLTCPICLNTVFHPSALSCGHIFCKSCACSAGSVLIFQGLKSASPKMRCPVCREDGVYGNAVSMSELNLLLKRRFKEQWKERLVEEHGEVTKQTKDYWELQTRYFSGI; via the exons ATGAAGTTTGGACAGATGTATTCAGAGTATCTACACGGTGAAAAAGTCAACTCTTTTGATCTCGACAAGTTCTCTCACGTTGACTACAAGAgccttaaaaaggttttgaaaaccTGTCGTTGTCAGAACGATACAGTTTCAGATCTTCCTCGTTATCAGTCCTGCCCAC GGTGTGATCAGATATTTTTCTCTGAGATAATGAAGGAAGCTTCTGGTGTAGCTGGATGTTTTAGTTCTAGGGTTAGGCATCTTGTTCATCTTCATTGCACCGGTGGTTTGCAGAGATGTTTACTGCACTTGTTTCAGTGTTTTAAGGATGATCAACAAGCACTTGTGCAGGAAGGAAGAATGTTAATTAGTTATGTTATTATGAATGCTATAGCTCTTAAGAAGATTCTTAAGAAGTATGATAAA GTGCACAAATCTGTAAGTGGTATGAACTTCAAGTCCAAGTTGCAGGCTGAACACTTGGAGATTTCACAGTCACCATGGTTAATTGAACTGGTGGCTTTATATTTGAACTTCAATGAATCAAACCATATGATTGACTACAAGCTTCATGACATACCATTCTCTTGTGATCTCACCATTGCAGATTCAGAACTCGTATTGAGATTAGTGCTTCCAGGTTATGCAAATTTGGAATACAATCTCACTTGTCCGATTTGTTTG AATACTGTTTTTCATCCATCTGCTTTGAGCTGTGGGCATATCTTTTGCAAGTCATGTGCTTGCTCAGCAGGATCTGTTTTAATATTTCAAGGGCTTAAATCTGCAAGCCCAAAAATGAGGTGTCCAGTTTGCAGAGAG GATGGTGTGTATGGTAATGCAGTGAGCATGTCTGAACTCAATCTACTTTTAAAGCGAAG GTTCAAAGAACAATGGAAAGAAAGACTTGTTGAAGAACATGGTGAAGTTACGAAGCAAACTAAAGACTATTGGGAGTTGCAAACTAGATATTTTTCAGGAATTTGA